The following proteins come from a genomic window of Loxodonta africana isolate mLoxAfr1 chromosome 19, mLoxAfr1.hap2, whole genome shotgun sequence:
- the LOC104846107 gene encoding pyrroline-5-carboxylate reductase 2-like — MSVGFIGAGQPACALARGFTAVGILSAHKIIASSPEMDLPTVSALRKLGVHLTRSNKETVLNSDVLFLAVKPHIIAFILDEIGADVKDRHIVVSCAAGVTINSMEKKLMAFQLAPKVIGCMTNTPVVVREGATVYATGTHALVEDGRLLEQLMSSVGFCTEVEEDLMDAVTGLSGSGPAYAFMALDALADGGVKMGLPQRLAVRLGAQALLGAAKMLLDSEEHPGQLKDNVCSPGGATIHALHFLESGGFRSLLINAVEASCIRTRELQSMADQEKISPAALKKTLLDRVKQESSTVSTMTPSNPRTLLTRSPALGGKKG; from the coding sequence ATGAGCGTGGGCTTCATCGGCGCTGGCCAGCCGGCCTGTGCGCTGGCGCGCGGCTTCACGGCCGTAGGCATCTTGTCCGCTCACAAGATAATAGCCAGCTCCCCCGAAATGGATCTGCCCACGGTGTCGGCGCTCAGGAAGCTGGGTGTGCACCTGACCCGCAGCAACAAGGAGACGGTGCTCAACAGTGATGTCCTGTTCCTGGCGGTGAAGCCACACATCATCGCCTTCATCCTGGATGAGATCGGAGCCGATGTCAAGGACAGGCACATCGTGGTCTCTTGTGCGGCCGGTGTCACCATCAACTCCATGGAGAAGAAGCTGATGGCTTTCCAGCTGGCCCCCAAGGTGATTGGCTGCATGACCAACACGCCTGTGGTGGTGCGGGAGGGTGCCACCGTGTACGCCACGGGCACCCATGCCCTGGTGGAGGACGGGCGCCTCCTGGAGCAGCTCATGAGCAGCGTGGGCTTCTGCACCGAGGTGGAGGAGGACCTGATGGACGCCGTCACGGGGCTCAGCGGCAGTGGTCCTGCCTATGCTTTCATGGCCCTGGATGCATTGGCTGATGGAGGGGTGAAGATGGGCCTCCCGCAGCGACTGGCAGTCCGACTAGGGGCCCAGGCCTTGCTGGGAGCTGCCAAGATGCTGCTGGATTCAGAGGAGCACCCAGGCCAGCTCAAGGACAATGTTTGCTCCCCTGGGGGTGCCACCATCCACGCCTTGCACTTCTTGGAGAGTGGGGGCTTCCGGTCCCTGCTCATCAATGCCGTTGAGGCCTCCTGCATCCGCACACGGGAGCTACAGTCCATGGCTGACCAAGAAAAGATCTCCCCAGCTGCCCTCAAGAAGACCCTCCTGGACAGAGTGAAGCAGGAATCGTCCACAGTGTCCACGATGACCCCCTCCAACCCAAGGACGCTCCTCACAAGAAGCCCAGCCCTGGGAGGCAAGAAGGGCTAA